The sequence GCGTAATTTGGCTCCCATTGTCCGTGAAGCATGCTCCACTATCGGTGGTACGGAGTCATACTGGAACGGATATTTTCGCAACTTGATTTATGATTTTGGAGAAAGGCAGCAGAAGGGTCTGAACCTCTATTTTCGCTATGCCTATGAGCTGGGCCTGCTGCCGCAGGAAGTGAAGATAGAGCTTTGGAGTCATAATCTGTTGACACGGGTGAAGGAATGAAACGACTGCAACTATTCGGTTTGCTGAATAATGATATGGATCAGATCGAAAAAGAGCTGTACCGTAGTGTACAGGGTGACGACGATCTGCTGACTGAGACCTCTATGCATCTGCTAAAGGCTGGTGGGAAAAGACTGCGGCCTATATTTGTGCTCATGGGTGGCAAATTTGGGCGGTATGATCTGCAAAAGCTAAAGTGTATTGCTGTACCCCTTGAGCTGATTCATAGCGCATCGCTTGTTCATGATGATGTCATTGATGATGCCGAACTCCGGCGGGGTGAACTGACGGTGAAGGCAAAGTGGGGCGATAAAATTGCCATGTATACTGGAGATTACATATATGCCAAGGCACTAATTATGACCACAGAGCTGAAGAATCCGCGTATTCATCAAATTTTGTCTAAGGCTATGGTGGAAATGTCCATCGGAGAGATGGAGCAGATTCGTGATTTCTTCAACACAGAGCAAAGTGTGCGCCATTATCTGCAGCGTATTCGCCGCAAAACGGCGCTTTTGATCGCCGTTAGCTGCCAGCTTGGTGCGCTAGCAGCTGATGCAGAGCCTGAGTCGGCACGGCTGCTCTACAATTACGGATATAACGTCGGCATGGCGTTTCAGATCCGTGATGATCTGCTCGATCTTTCCGGGACGGAAAAACAGATCGGAAAACCACCGGGTAGTGATATGCGTCAGGGCAATATCACCCTTCCCGTTATTTATACTCTTGAGGATGAAAGGTTGCGCACATCGCTTCTGGATGAGATTTCTTCTATTCGTGAAGGCCACAGCAGTGTTGGACGCGCCATTGATCTTATTCTGACAGGCGAAGGTATTTCTCGCGCCGAGGAGCTGGCTTCGCGCTATATTGCCAAAGCACTTAACGCGCTGGATCAGTTGCCAAATAGCAGAACCAAACGTAATCTGCGGGACATTGCTTTTTTTGTCACAGGCAGAGCCTATTAAGACAGAATATTAAGCGTTCCCATAAAGCAATGTTTCTGATAATATCAGAAAGTAAATACTACCTGCATCTTTATGTGGAATTGGAGAGTGCCCAATGGAACAAACGTATCTAATGATCAAACCGGACGGAGTTCAGCGTGGGTTAATCGGGCGCATTGTTTCACGCCTGGAGGATAAGGGATTCAAGCTGGTCGCTGCCAAGCTAACTACTGTAACGGACGAGCAGGCAAATAAGCATTATGCGGAGCATGAGGGCAAGGATTTCTTTCCTAATCTGGTCAGCTTTATTACCTCAGGTCCTGTATTTGCCATGGTATGGGAAGGCGATGATGTTGTGGCTTTATCCCGTATACTCATTGGCAAGACAAAGGTTGGAGAAGCTCTTCCAGGCACGATTCGAGGCGATTTCGCCAGTCATACACCGCTCAACCTGATCCATGGGTCGGACTCGCCCGAAAGTGCCGAACGGGAAATTCTCAATTTCTTTGCGCCAGATGAGCTGTCGGAATATAACAAAGATATCGCAGCCTGGTTGTAATATCCGGGCAGAAGGCAGGGGGAAGTTATGTCTGAACGTGAAGATGCGACAATAACAGCAGATCCTGATTACACAGGGTTTATTTATAACATCAAGAAGAGTACTGGAATTGATCTAGCCCAGTATAAAGAGGCTCAGATGAAGCGTCGTTTGACAACTCTTCGTACGAAGAACGGATTTCAAACCTTTAGTGATTTTTTTGCCGCAATGATGAAGGAAAAGCCCTTATTTTATGAGTTTCTAGACCGGATGACGATTAATGTCTCGGA comes from Paenibacillus sp. 19GGS1-52 and encodes:
- the ndk gene encoding nucleoside-diphosphate kinase; the encoded protein is MEQTYLMIKPDGVQRGLIGRIVSRLEDKGFKLVAAKLTTVTDEQANKHYAEHEGKDFFPNLVSFITSGPVFAMVWEGDDVVALSRILIGKTKVGEALPGTIRGDFASHTPLNLIHGSDSPESAEREILNFFAPDELSEYNKDIAAWL
- a CDS encoding polyprenyl synthetase family protein, producing the protein MKRLQLFGLLNNDMDQIEKELYRSVQGDDDLLTETSMHLLKAGGKRLRPIFVLMGGKFGRYDLQKLKCIAVPLELIHSASLVHDDVIDDAELRRGELTVKAKWGDKIAMYTGDYIYAKALIMTTELKNPRIHQILSKAMVEMSIGEMEQIRDFFNTEQSVRHYLQRIRRKTALLIAVSCQLGALAADAEPESARLLYNYGYNVGMAFQIRDDLLDLSGTEKQIGKPPGSDMRQGNITLPVIYTLEDERLRTSLLDEISSIREGHSSVGRAIDLILTGEGISRAEELASRYIAKALNALDQLPNSRTKRNLRDIAFFVTGRAY